A segment of the Panicum hallii strain FIL2 chromosome 1, PHallii_v3.1, whole genome shotgun sequence genome:
GGCCGGCATCGCGCGCCACCGCTCCCCGGCGCGCGCGGCCTCGAGGCACACGGCGCACGGGGAGGCGGAGGGGGTCCCGTCGCAGCCGCGCGGGGGGGAGGGGAAGGCGAAGGtcgggaggcggcggaggtcggCGGGCGAGAGCCCCGCGcggagcggcgacggcgggccgGGCGACGGGACGCGGTAGCGGCTGCCGCGGTGGTGGCGGAAGGCGCGCGCGGcgacgacgaggacgaggaggagcacGGCGGACGCGGCGGCGAAGAGGAGGAAGATCGCGATCGCGGCCGCCATCACCGcagcccgcacgccgagggaCAGGATGCGCGCGCCGG
Coding sequences within it:
- the LOC112888942 gene encoding RING-H2 finger protein ATL56-like — protein: MAPPAPAGARELVVPAAPARPEEPQAPPPPPHDRDVAKRGRPGPRPQGAGARILSLGVRAAVMAAAIAIFLLFAAASAVLLLVLVVAARAFRHHRGSRYRVPSPGPPSPLRAGLSPADLRRLPTFAFPSPPRGCDGTPSASPCAVCLEAARAGERWRAMPACRHAFHAACVDRWLARSPACPVCRAAVAVPAR